Proteins co-encoded in one Oreochromis aureus strain Israel breed Guangdong linkage group 3, ZZ_aureus, whole genome shotgun sequence genomic window:
- the LOC120437402 gene encoding uncharacterized protein LOC120437402 isoform X3, which produces MSFYDIKKAGSGMSLKAFVKMLDERTAHFGRTGRISADAFSRSFLEWSAVKFEVDRMCKEPCFSCPACTPDVLAVSVDGNRKLYRFQSNTSTSEQVNFEGVFIEKDEEVAEFMKYIQRHTNDVPGKGLCGSSSWTAAKESSKKSTGKLDEEGMEIAVCCHGVLLAALNMFRGEIFAYPLFLQRKLAANVPGHITFLCSDVACKYFPYLTKVAQQCPELRNLLSMHPFLSVMHAKAHIWKCEIKWGGAFQDGASSTVGKEVGQVNSFLSRAAITTKYMSKAGRTDMLTLLALGWNKRKVEQLGRSLSQRYLKIIRILREQVESLNATKNELGVDDDTLQQWVADVQKWAEETDQTDGSLGALQARLSSSSECEHKVFTDKMVSRFL; this is translated from the exons ATGTCTTTCTATGACATTAAGAAGGCTGGATCAGGGATGTCACTTAAGGCATTTGTCAAAATGCTGGATGAAAGAACAGCCCATTTTGGAAGG ACTGGCCGAATATCAGCTGATGCCTTCAGTAGAAGTTTCTTGGAGTGGAGTGCTGTAAAGTTTGAGGTGGACAGGATGTGCAAGGAGCCATGCTTTAGCTGCCCTGCCTGCACTCCAGACGTGCTTGCCGTCTCAGTTGATGGAAACCGTAAGCTTTATCGCTTTCAATCAAATACAAG CACTTCAGAGCAGGTGAACTTTGAAGGTGTCTTCATTGAAAAAGATGAGGAAGTTGCTGAGTTTATGAAATACATCCAGAGACACACGAATGAT GTCCCGGGGAAAGGGTTGTGCGGATCTTCATCTTGGACAGCAGCAAAGGAGTCGTCCAAAAAGTCCACTGGGAAGTTGGATGAAGAGGGCATGGAAATAGCTGTTTGTTGCCACGGAGTCCTGTTAGCGGCATTAAACATGTTTCGAGGGGAGATCTTTGCTTACCCTCTTTTTCTCCAGAGGAAGTTGGCAGCTAACGTCCCAGGACATATTACGTTCCTTTGCTCCGATGTGGCCTGCAAATATTTCCCCTATTTAACCAAGGTGGCTCAGCAGTGCCCTGAGCTGAGGAACCTCTTGTCAATGCATCCTTTTCTCTCCGTCATGCATGCAAAGGCTCACATTTGGAAATGCGAG ATCAAATGGGGAGGTGCGTTTCAGGATGGGGCCAGTTCTACAGTTGGAAAAGAGGTGGGACAAGTAAACAGTTTCCTGTCTAGGGCGGCCATCACAACGAAGTACATGTCTAAAGCag GGCGAACAGACATGCTGACCCTCCTGGCTTTGGGGTGGAACAAAAGGAAAGTGGAACAACTGGGCCGCAGTTTGAGCCAGAGATATCtcaag ATCATAAGGATCCTTAGAGAACAAGTGGAGAGCCTGAATGCGACCAAAAATGAGCTGGGTGTGGATGACGACACACTGCAGCAATGGGTGGCCGATGTGCAGAAATGGGCTGAAG AAACTGATCAAACTGATGGCAGCCTTGGAGCGTTGCAGGCACGCTTGTCGTCATCATCAGAGTGCGAACACAAAGTCTTTACAGACAAAATGGTGTCACGGTTTCTTTGA
- the LOC120437402 gene encoding uncharacterized protein LOC120437402 isoform X4 codes for MSFYDIKKAGSGMSLKAFVKMLDERTAHFGRTGRISADAFSRSFLEWSAVKFEVDRMCKEPCFSCPACTPDVLAVSVDGNRKLYRFQSNTSTSEQVNFEGVFIEKDEEVAEFMKYIQRHTNDVPGKGLCGSSSWTAAKESSKKSTGKLDEEGMEIAVCCHGVLLAALNMFRGEIFAYPLFLQRKLAANVPGHITFLCSDVACKYFPYLTKVAQQCPELRNLLSMHPFLSVMHAKAHIWKCEIKWGGAFQDGASSTVGKEVGQVNSFLSRAAITTKYMSKAGRTDMLTLLALGWNKRKVEQLGRSLSQRYLKIIRILREQVESLNATKNELGVDDDTLQQWVADVQKWAEATRGDTEFARSS; via the exons ATGTCTTTCTATGACATTAAGAAGGCTGGATCAGGGATGTCACTTAAGGCATTTGTCAAAATGCTGGATGAAAGAACAGCCCATTTTGGAAGG ACTGGCCGAATATCAGCTGATGCCTTCAGTAGAAGTTTCTTGGAGTGGAGTGCTGTAAAGTTTGAGGTGGACAGGATGTGCAAGGAGCCATGCTTTAGCTGCCCTGCCTGCACTCCAGACGTGCTTGCCGTCTCAGTTGATGGAAACCGTAAGCTTTATCGCTTTCAATCAAATACAAG CACTTCAGAGCAGGTGAACTTTGAAGGTGTCTTCATTGAAAAAGATGAGGAAGTTGCTGAGTTTATGAAATACATCCAGAGACACACGAATGAT GTCCCGGGGAAAGGGTTGTGCGGATCTTCATCTTGGACAGCAGCAAAGGAGTCGTCCAAAAAGTCCACTGGGAAGTTGGATGAAGAGGGCATGGAAATAGCTGTTTGTTGCCACGGAGTCCTGTTAGCGGCATTAAACATGTTTCGAGGGGAGATCTTTGCTTACCCTCTTTTTCTCCAGAGGAAGTTGGCAGCTAACGTCCCAGGACATATTACGTTCCTTTGCTCCGATGTGGCCTGCAAATATTTCCCCTATTTAACCAAGGTGGCTCAGCAGTGCCCTGAGCTGAGGAACCTCTTGTCAATGCATCCTTTTCTCTCCGTCATGCATGCAAAGGCTCACATTTGGAAATGCGAG ATCAAATGGGGAGGTGCGTTTCAGGATGGGGCCAGTTCTACAGTTGGAAAAGAGGTGGGACAAGTAAACAGTTTCCTGTCTAGGGCGGCCATCACAACGAAGTACATGTCTAAAGCag GGCGAACAGACATGCTGACCCTCCTGGCTTTGGGGTGGAACAAAAGGAAAGTGGAACAACTGGGCCGCAGTTTGAGCCAGAGATATCtcaag ATCATAAGGATCCTTAGAGAACAAGTGGAGAGCCTGAATGCGACCAAAAATGAGCTGGGTGTGGATGACGACACACTGCAGCAATGGGTGGCCGATGTGCAGAAATGGGCTGAAG CAACAAGAGGCGACACAGAATTCGCaaggtcatcttag